TTTTACCATGTTTTGTGTCGGCAATAAAATCCTGTTGAGTCAGCTTCATTCTTTTTATTTCTCTCATCCTTACCCCCAGGGTAGTGGATTCTGAAAATAATACTTCTAATATTTCCTTAAGATCTTGTTCATAAACAAGAATACTAAGCATATGAGCGGGACGATTCTTTTTCATCTGGATAGGAGTCAAAAATACATCTAACGCTCCTTGAGAAAATAATTGATCCATAATATAATCATAAAATTCCGGATTCATATCATCAATATTAGTTTCTATCAATACAGCTTCATCGCTAACATAACTATCTTTCAATTGCTCGTCTTTTAACCTTTTCTTCCCTATGCTTATTCTTAAAAGATTAGGGATATTAAACTCTTTCTCTCCTGCCCCATATCCTATCCTTTCTATTTCCATCAAAGGTCTTTCTCCAAAACTTTTTGCAAGACTGCTAATAATTGCTGCCCCTGTTGGGGTAATCATTTCACTTTCGATACCTCCGCCGTAAGTTGGTATATTCTTTAGCAATTCTAAGGTAGCCGGAGCAGGAACCGGGATAATTCCATGAGCGCATTCTACAAAACCCTTTCCCAAAGGTAAAGCCGACGAATATATTTCTTCTATTCCTAAGATTTTTATCCCTATTACCGTAGAAGTAATATCAATAATGCTA
This is a stretch of genomic DNA from Candidatus Atribacteria bacterium. It encodes these proteins:
- the larC gene encoding nickel pincer cofactor biosynthesis protein LarC, with translation MKIAYFDCFSGISGDMTVGALLDAGLKIETLETELKKIGLTGYQLEADKVAKKGISATQFKVKIKEEGVERRFKDILTILKKSKLDEEIKKEVIRIFFNIAQVESKIHQKDMDEIHFHEIGGLDSIIDITSTVIGIKILGIEEIYSSALPLGKGFVECAHGIIPVPAPATLELLKNIPTYGGGIESEMITPTGAAIISSLAKSFGERPLMEIERIGYGAGEKEFNIPNLLRISIGKKRLKDEQLKDSYVSDEAVLIETNIDDMNPEFYDYIMDQLFSQGALDVFLTPIQMKKNRPAHMLSILVYEQDLKEILEVLFSESTTLGVRMREIKRMKLTQQDFIADTKHGKIRVKVGIFKGKIKNIAPEYIDCKKIAKQQQIPLKEVYDEAKKIAYDKLQVSG